The nucleotide sequence TTCACACTGGTGGACCGACGATGCTCAACAATGCACTTGCCGTGGCGAGAAAAGAGTTCCGCAGCTATTTCGACTCTCCGATCGCCTACATTTTCATCACCGCGTTTCTGCTGCTGGTGAATTTCCTGTTCTTCTGGACTTTTTTCGTGGCCGGGCAGGCGGACATGCGCCCGTTCTTCGGCTTCATGCCTTTCGTTTTCCTGTTTTTCGTCCCCTCGATCACCATGCGTCTCTGGGCCGAGGAACGCAAGATGGGCACCCTGGAAGTGCTGCTCACCCTTCCGGTGCAGGAAAAAGAGGTGGTGCTGGGCAAGTTCCTCTCCAGTTTCGTGTTCCTGGCCCTGATGCTGGCGCTGACTTTCAACGTGCCGCTGCTGGTGGGCGCGCTGGGCGACCCCGACTGGGGCCAGATAATCTGCGGCTACCTGGGCACTCTGCTGCTGGGGGCGAGCTACCTGGCCATCGGGCTTTTCGCCTCGGCCCTGAGCGAGAACCAGATCATCGCTTTCATCCTGGCGATAGTGATCGGCGTGGCGCTGCTGATCGTGGGCGAGTGGTTTTTCCTGATGCTGCTGCCCGATTTCATGGTCCCGGTGCTCAACTATCTGGGCCTGGCCACGCATTTCGAGAGCATGGGCCGCGGGGTGATCGACAGCCGCGACATCCTCTACTACCTATCGATAATCGGGGTCTTCCTCTACCTCAACGTCAATGTCGTGGAGAACCGGAGCTGGGTCTGAGACCTGGACCCACAGCCAATTCAAGGGTTGGAACATGAGCGAGAAGAAACCTGTCAACCGACTTTCCAACGCCGCCTATGTCGCGATCATCATCGGCATAGTCGCGGTAGTCAACCTTCTGGGCGTCCGGTTCTTCGGGCGGCTGGACCTGACCGGCAACAAGCTCTACTCGGTCAGCCCGGTCACCAAGGGCATCCTGCACGAGCTGGACGATGTGGTCTCGGTGAAAGCCTATTTCTCGAAGAAGCTGCCGGTGCAGATCTCGCGCCTGCCGGAGGAGGTGGGTGACCTGCTGAAGGAGTACCAGGTCTATTCCCACGGCAACATCCATTACGAGCGGGTTGACCCGGCGGATGACGAGGCGCTGCAGCAGAAACTGGCCGGCCTGGGGGTGACCCCGGTCACCATGACCATTATCGAGAAAGACGAGCGCCAGCAGATCAACGGCTGGCTGGCGATCGTGGTCAGCTACGGCGACAAGAGCGAGGCCATCCCGGTGGTCCAGAACACCGGCGACTTGGAATACGACCTGACCAGCCGTATTTTCCGAGTCACCTCCACGCCCGACCACGTGGGGTTCATCACCACCTACAGCCGTCACGACCTGGGCAACGACTACCGCGCTTTCGCCCAGGAGCTGAGCAAGCTGCATGAGATACAGCCCGTGGACCTCAACGGCGGCGTGCCGGTTCCCGACTCGTTGCCCGCGTTGATTTTCGCCGGGCCCACCGACAGCGTGCCGGATTACGTGCAGTACGCCCTGGACCAGTACGTGATGCACGGCGGCAAGCTGATCTGCCTGGTGGATGACATCCGCATCGACGACAGCCGCGGCCAGCCTTACCCGATCGAGGTGCACCACGGGATGGACCGGGTTATGATGTCCTGGGGCTTCACGCTGGGCCATGATGTGGTCCAGGATCCCAAGTCGCACTCGCCGCAGCAGGTGAACCAGGGGATATTCACGATCAACCGGCCCAACCCGTTCTTCCCGCACGTGGTCAAGGCCCAGTTGGGCAAGCACCCGGTGGTGGGCCGCCTGTCGGAGATCACTTTCCCTTACACCGGGTCGATCAACGAGCCGGTGACAAGTGACAGCTCGGTGGTTTACTCGGTGCTGGCCTGGACCAGCGAAGCCGCCACCAGCCACCGTCCGCCCACCTATCAGCCGGCCGGCGCCCCGGGCCGCCTGGCCATGGCCGTGCTGGGCACGGGACGTTTCAAGAGCGCCTTCGCCGGGCCGGTGGTCGGCGTGGGCGCGGCCAGTCCGCCCTTCGCGGCCGAAAGCCCGGCCACGGGCAGCATCCTGATGGTGGCCAACTCGAATTTTCTGGAGAACCGCTACCTCTACCCGGGCAACCTGGAGTTCATGCTCAACGCGGTGGATTACATGACCATCGGAGACAAGCTGATCTCGATCCGCACCCGCCCGACCACCGACCGTCCGCTCAAGAGCCTGGGCGGCGAGATGAAGAATTTCCTGCGGCTGCTCAACATCGTGGGGGTGCCGCTGCTGGTGATCCTGTTCGGCATGATGCGTTTCTACCTGAAACGCCGCGACAAGGCCGTGCGTGCACACATGCAGGGCTGAAACTGGGAGGCGCGGTCCGGGCCGTGGAGGCGCCGGGCCGCACGGGAACGTGAACCTCAAACCCGAAGCGAGCGATGAAACTGCTTAAGCCTTTACTGATACTGATTGTCCTGCTGGCGCTCTGGGCGGTGGTCCATTTCATGTCGGACCGTCCGGACCGGCCGGACGAGGCGGATGTTTTCAAGGTGCAGATCGACACCACGAAAGTAAGCCGGATCGAGGTTTCGCGCACGGGCGGGCAACTCGTGCTGTTGCGCGACCAGGGCGCCTGGAGCGTGCAGACCCCGTCCGGGCCCCGTCCCGCCGAGAACGACCAGATCGTCTCGGCCCTGAGCACGCTTGGCTCCATCCAGACCTCCAGCTTGGTCAGCCACAACCCGGACAAGCAGGCCGAGTTTCAGGTGGACGAGGCCAGCGGCACGCGGGTGAAAGTGTTCGGTGGCGGCCAGGAACCGTTTGCCGACATCGTGATCGGCCGGATCGGCGGGTTCGACCAGCGCCGGATGTACAGCCAGCAGAGTTTCAACCCGCAGGATTTCTACACTTTCATGCGCCGGGCGGACAGCCCGAATGTCTTCAAGGTGCAGGGTTTCTTCGGGGCGATGCTGGGCACCGACTCCGAGCAGTGGCGCGACCACACCCTGCTGGCTTTCGACCCAGCCCAGGCGCGCCGGGTGGAGCTGATGTTCCCCGACACCCGGGCGGCGCTCCAGGCCGACACCAGCGGCCATGTCTGGCGGATCGAGGGCGGCGGCGCCGCACCGGACAGCACGGTGCTGCGCCAGATGCTCGGAACTCTCTCCTCGCTGCGGGCCAGCACCTTTGTCGACTCCCTGCCGCCCGCCGACAGCCTGGGCCTCGACCCGCCACAGTTCACGCTGCGGGTGACTCTGGCGGATGGCGCCACGCAGGGGCTGGAAGTGGGCAAGGAGACCGCGAACAACCTGTTTTTCTGCCGGGTGCCTGGCAAGGAGCAGGTCTGCACCCTGGCCCGCTACCGCCTGGACCAGGTGCGCAAGCGTCCCGAGGAGCTGGTGGCCGGGGCGGGCAAGAAACAGGAGCCACATCCCGTAAAATGACAGGGATTTGAAAATGAACGGTGGGGAAAGGCACGGCTTGCCGTGCCTTTTTCTGTGGAGGATATTTCTATTGATATTTCGGCTTAAATGTAGTAAAATAATCAAAACAAATAAATCGTTTCGATATATTGAGTTAACTCTTTGAAAAGTGTGGAAATATGATGATAATGGCGTAAATCGTCTCAAGGTTCGTCGAACAGTGTTTATTTTCCATCTGCCGGTGCTTTTCCCCCCAATGCAGCAGCAGTTGTGATTCACCCAAAAAGTGATGCTTGAAGAGCTGAGAATGGCACCCTGTTGCGTCATCGCCGGGCGAGAGGAAAACGCGGTTTCAGATACTGGATGGCAGTGGTCCGGGCTGATATTTGCTATTCTTCTTGCGCTGCATGTGATTTCAGTCTGGGGAGTGAGGTTTTTTCCCTCGCAGGACGGTCCGGCGCATCTGTACAACGCGTCCGTGATTGTGCAGTATCATCGTCCCGAGGCGATAATTCTGCGCGATTATTTCGTTCTTCACTGTGGCCCGCAGTCGAACCGGGGCGGTCATCTCCTGTTGGCGGCACTGCTGACTTTCCTGCCACCGCTGGCCGCGGAGAAAGTCCTGCTCGGCCTGTACACTCTGCTCTTTGGGCTGGGGTTCCGTTTTGCTCTGGAATCAATCCGTCGCGGCTCAGGTTATCTTGCCATAATGTCCCTTCCTTTCGTCTTCAGTTTCCCTCTTCACCAGGGATTTTATAATTTTTGCCTGGGGCTGGCGGTCTTTTTCTTTGCATTCGGCTGGTGGTGCCGCTGCCGGGGAGAGTTAACCCTGTGGGGCGCCCTGGTCTTTTCAGGCCTTTGCCTGGCAGTATACGTTTTTCATCAGGTGCCCCTGGTAATGCTTTACATCGCGGTCGGTGTGACCTCCCTCTGGTTTTCGGGATTGCTGCTCAAGGACGCGGACAACGGGGGCCGGAGTCTGTGGCGCAGGATAAAAGCTTGTGCCGCCTGGTCTGTCCGTCCGCTGGCGGCTTTGGGGCCGTCTGTCGTGCTGCTGGCTTTGTACCTGGGCGGTCACACCGGTGGAGAGGTGGAGTACCGTACTTTTCTGCGCAACGTCCGGGATATGCTGTGCCTGGGTTCTCTTGTATCGTACAGCAGTTGGGAAGGAGTGCTGTCCAGCGCGATGGCGGTTCTGTTTTTCTGGCTTGTTGCCGGAAAGCTGCGGCGCAGGGGGTTCGACTCCTGGCGCTGCCTTTTAGGCGTGGCCGTCATTTTCACCCTGGTGTATTTCCTGGTTCCGGATTGCCTGGCTGGGGCCAGTTGCGTCAGCGCGCGGCTGAACCTTTTCCCTTTTCTGATCCTGATCCTCTGGCTTGGCAGCGGCGACCGGACCGTGATCGAACGCCGCTTGACGGTGTGCGCGGCTTCCTGCATCGCGCTGGGCTTCCTGCTGCTGCACCAGATGAAATACAGGCAGTTGAACAGCACTCTGGAGGAGCTGGTATCATGTCATGCCTGTCTGAAGCCAGGTTCCACACTGTTACCGCTCATTTATTCCCGCCGCCCCGGGCCGGGGGAGGTCTCGCTGCGCGTGATGGCTCTAAAACAGGCCTCCGGCTACATCGCCTCGCTGGTCCCGGATGTGGTCGATCTGAAAGACTACGAGGCTGCGGTAGATTATTTCCCGGTGATGTTCCGTCCTCGAGTCGATCCGAACATCCATCTCGGATGCCTTGAAACCAGGGTGCCGCTGGTGGACATTCCTGCGTTCAACCGGAACACTCCGGGCCGGGTCGATTATATCCTGGTCTGCCGCCTCTGTCCGGCGGAGGAATGTGAAGTCGCCGAAAGATGGGTTCTCGGGCCGCTTGACCGAGAATACGAGACGATATTCCGTTCCCGGCCTCTGGGTCTCGCCGTGCTTTACCGTCTGAAATCCGATCTTAAGACAGATCGTCCCGCCTCGGAACACCCTGACTGCTCCTCCCAATTCAAATCACTCACCGAGAATATTGACACCGGACCATCCATGACTCAGCTTTCAGAGGATGCCAGAAGCGGACAATTGAATCGATCCCGCTGAAACAGGCCCGCCGGGGCATCCGGCAGTGGTGGACGGTACAAGTTCAAGAATTAACTTCCTCACATCAGACAGCTGCATCCTGGCATGCAGAGCCTTTG is from bacterium and encodes:
- a CDS encoding ABC transporter permease subunit; the encoded protein is MLNNALAVARKEFRSYFDSPIAYIFITAFLLLVNFLFFWTFFVAGQADMRPFFGFMPFVFLFFVPSITMRLWAEERKMGTLEVLLTLPVQEKEVVLGKFLSSFVFLALMLALTFNVPLLVGALGDPDWGQIICGYLGTLLLGASYLAIGLFASALSENQIIAFILAIVIGVALLIVGEWFFLMLLPDFMVPVLNYLGLATHFESMGRGVIDSRDILYYLSIIGVFLYLNVNVVENRSWV
- a CDS encoding Gldg family protein; this translates as MSEKKPVNRLSNAAYVAIIIGIVAVVNLLGVRFFGRLDLTGNKLYSVSPVTKGILHELDDVVSVKAYFSKKLPVQISRLPEEVGDLLKEYQVYSHGNIHYERVDPADDEALQQKLAGLGVTPVTMTIIEKDERQQINGWLAIVVSYGDKSEAIPVVQNTGDLEYDLTSRIFRVTSTPDHVGFITTYSRHDLGNDYRAFAQELSKLHEIQPVDLNGGVPVPDSLPALIFAGPTDSVPDYVQYALDQYVMHGGKLICLVDDIRIDDSRGQPYPIEVHHGMDRVMMSWGFTLGHDVVQDPKSHSPQQVNQGIFTINRPNPFFPHVVKAQLGKHPVVGRLSEITFPYTGSINEPVTSDSSVVYSVLAWTSEAATSHRPPTYQPAGAPGRLAMAVLGTGRFKSAFAGPVVGVGAASPPFAAESPATGSILMVANSNFLENRYLYPGNLEFMLNAVDYMTIGDKLISIRTRPTTDRPLKSLGGEMKNFLRLLNIVGVPLLVILFGMMRFYLKRRDKAVRAHMQG
- a CDS encoding DUF4340 domain-containing protein, with product MKLLKPLLILIVLLALWAVVHFMSDRPDRPDEADVFKVQIDTTKVSRIEVSRTGGQLVLLRDQGAWSVQTPSGPRPAENDQIVSALSTLGSIQTSSLVSHNPDKQAEFQVDEASGTRVKVFGGGQEPFADIVIGRIGGFDQRRMYSQQSFNPQDFYTFMRRADSPNVFKVQGFFGAMLGTDSEQWRDHTLLAFDPAQARRVELMFPDTRAALQADTSGHVWRIEGGGAAPDSTVLRQMLGTLSSLRASTFVDSLPPADSLGLDPPQFTLRVTLADGATQGLEVGKETANNLFFCRVPGKEQVCTLARYRLDQVRKRPEELVAGAGKKQEPHPVK